Below is a window of Myxococcota bacterium DNA.
CCGGCAACGAGTCGGCCGAGCTACGCGTCTCGCTGGTCTCGGGTGCCGACGGTGTGACGGTCATCGCCGAGGCGTTCCTCGCGTTGAGCGGACGAGAGGCCGCTGCACTTCTGGGAGGTGCCGCGTTCACCTTGGACCTCTTCGTGGACCGCGGATCGAACCGAGCGCTGGGATCGATTCGGGTCGATGGATATCCGGAAACCCCTCCCGTCGACATCGACCTGTTCGGCGTGGGGACATCGGCGATCGCCAGCGCATCACAACTCGGCGGCTTCGACCGATTCGCCACCCAGCCCAGCAGCGTCGAACTCGACCTTACCGCGTTCGAGGTGCACTCCGAGCTACTGCGATCGTTCAACATCGATGTGGGCACCGGGCTAGGGACGCCTTCCAACTCCTTCGGTGCGGCGGGGCCCGCGGGCCCGTGGACAGAGATCGGTGTAGGCACGACGCTTCTGACCGACACCCTCGGAATCCCGAGCGGCGCGAGCGCGTTGCTGATCACGAGCTCCGCCGCAGGATCGATCGGCCCCGGCGCCACCGACGCGGAGCAATTGCTCGGCGACTATGGCTTCGACTGTGCGTTCCCGAGCGTCTGGTCTCTACAGGTGACGGGCCTGGCAGAAACCGCGCACGACGTGATCGTCTACGCCCCGGCCGACACCCAGACGATCAGCGGGGCGATCCGAGTCAACGGGAACCTCGTCGGCGACCTGGATGGCGATCCGACGTTCGCGCTGGTGGAGGGGGTCTCCTGGAAGCGGGTGGTCACCTCGGCGCCAGGAGGCGCCATCACCGTGTCGGGAAGCGAGGGCTCGCCGCTCTGCGCGGGCGTCTCCGGACTACAGATCGTCGCGAGGGCCTTCCCCGCCGTGCCCGGCCTCAGCGACCCCTTCGCGCTCGCCGCGGTCGCGCTGCTCCTGTGCGGGCTGGCCGGCCACGCGCTGCGCGGCTGCCCGACGACCGCGACCCATCCTGGACGGTCCGGCGGCACGGGGCGAGGGGGTGAGCACGGCTGGACGCGCTCGCCGGGAGCGCCGCTCCGTGATCGCGCGCGGCCGGCGGCGGGCGCCCACCCGGCGCTCAGCCCGCCGCCTCCTGCGGCACCAGGCGCTTGCGGCTGCAGAGGAAGCGAACCGGCCGTTGCACGATCGCGCGTGACCAGCCCGCGATCCGATCGTCGAAGCGGCCTTCGCTGAGGAGCGTCAGGAACTTCGCCCAGACGCGTCGCTGGTCCGCTTCATCCTGGCAGGGTCCGAACTCTCCTCGTCGGATGGCGGCGCCGAGGCGCACCCAGAAGCGCAGTTCGTCCCATCCTTGCCCGGAATAGAGCGCGGCTCCCTCGAGCCCGCGTCCCAGCGCGATCGCGTTCGCGACGATGCTCGAACGCAGGGCCTCGAAACCGGGCTCGTCCGCACCAGCACCCGCCTGCTCCTGCAGGAGCGTTGGATTTCGCCGGGACGTTCGCGGTGACGGTGAGACGGACGGTTCGCGCAACTGCTACTCGACCGTCATCACGCCGCGCATCGTGACGTTGTGCCCGGGAAAGGTGCAGAGATACGGGTAGGTGCCCGGCGCCGGCGCCGTGAACTCGATCGTGTCCGATTCACCGCCGCCGACCAGCTTCGTTCGAGCAACCACCTTGTCCGCCTGGTCTTCCGGGAAGTACTCGGTGTCCTGCTTCATCACGGCAGCTGCCGCAAAGGCGTCGACGTCGGTTCCTGCTGTCAAGATGACGAGGTTGTGCCCCATCGCGACCTTCGGCATCTGGCCGACGTGTTTCAGTGTCAGCTTGACCGACTCACCGGCTTTGACCGTGAACTCGGTCACGTCGAACTTCAACATGTCGTCGCCTTCGATCACGACTTCGGCGGCGTGAGCCGCGCCAGCCCAGGCGAGGATGGTGACCATCACGAGCGCGCGCAGAACCTTCATCTTTCCTCCCGTTGTCTCAGTGAAATTCCCCGCAGAGGCAGGGCGAAACGCATCGTAGCTCCCGGACCGGCCTTGACCGGACTTCGGAAACGACGCATCGTGGACGTTAATGAAAACGATTTTCATTTTCAAACGAGGCCTGGCAAGCCTCCTGTTCCTCCTGATGCCGCTGTGGCTCGGCTCGGCGTGCAGCGTCCGGGACGGTGGCCGTGCCCCAGAGAGCGCGGCCCCGCCGCGAGCCTTCGCCCCGCCGCCGCTCGACGTGTTCGGACATCGATTCGAACGCCGAACGCTCCCCAATGGGCTCCAGGCGCTGGCGGTGCAGGAGTCCGAAACGGACTCGGTGTCCGTCTACGTGGTCTATGCGGTCGGATCGAGGATGGAAACCCCGGAAACCTCGGGACTCGCCCACCTCACGGAACACGCGATGTTTGCAGGAACCCACGAAGTCGGGCCAGGAGAGCTCGAGCGAACGGTCCGCGAACTCGGAGGCGATGCGAACGCCTATACCCGAGACGACTACACCCTCTACTACGACGACGGGATCCCACCGGCGGCGCTCGCGCGTGTGCTCGACCTCGAAGCCGACCGCATGCGCAACCTGTCGTTTCCCGAGAAGGCCGTCTCCGCGGAACGCTCCCGCTTGGAGGTGGAAGAACGCGAGACCGCGAGCGATACGCGTCGGCGCCGATTGCTGATCGATCGGTTCGTGTTCGGGCCGGCCGGCTACGGCGCCTCGGTTCCCGACGAGAACGGTCACACCCAGGCGCGACAGATCGAGATAGAGACGATCAGAGCTTTCTACGACCGGTGGTACCAACCCGGCCGGGCGGCGGTCGTCGTTGCCGGCGACCTTCCAGCAGGCCAAGCGCTCGATGCCATCGAGCGAGCGTTCGGCGCCATCCCGGCAACGAACCCTGTGAACCGTGCGTTCGCTCGTGCGACCCCAAGTGCCGGAAGCATCGAGCGAACCGCCAAGCTCTCCATGCCGCGAGTCGTTCGTGCCTGGTTGGGGCCCGCCCGCCGTACCGACGAGGGCTCGCTCCTCGACCGCGTCGCCCTCGAGACCCTGGCCCTCGTTCTCGATCAGCGTCACACCGGGCTCTCGGTCTCGGCCGGCCAACGTCAGGGTCGCGATCGGTTCACGCTCTCCGCAGCCGGCGCTGACGCCGACGCCCTCGTGGAGAAGGCGCTCCGGGAAGCGACGATCGCGCCCATGGCCGCCTCGGACCTCGCGGCTGCCCAGAATCTCCTGGAGCGACGCCTGTCGAGCGCTCCGCTTCGCGGGCGACCCTATTTCTCGCTGGCCGCCCAGCTCGGCATCCACAGCGCTCTCGGCGACCCGACCTACCTCTCGGACTACCCGGCGGTGTTGCGCGACCTGACACCGGCATCGGTACACGAGGCCGCCCAGCGATGGCTCGTGCCCGCGTCGGGGGTCGCGATGCGCTTCGTGCCCGACGAGGGATCTCAGATCGCCGATCCCACGCAGCTTCCCGATGATTCGAAAGCGCTCTGGGCCTTCGCCGAGCGCGCGCTCGATTCGGGGGACCACGCGACCGCCGCGGAAGCGTTCACGCGCTTCGCAGCGCAATCGGAGAGCCGCAAGCAGCGCGTAATCGCCTTGTTCTACGTCGGTCGGCTCGAGCGAGAACTCGGACGGATGGAACGAGCGCGAGCCGCGCTCGAAGAGGCCCTCTCCATCGTCGACTATCCCGCTGTGCGCGCCGAGCTCGAGGCCTTGGATTCGGCAAGTGGCGCCGGTGATGCGACGTCCAGCGTCGCTGCAGCCCCGCCTCCGGAGCCCGAGGTGCGGCGGAAGGGCCGCGGCGTCGCGAACCCGGAGACGCTCGACCCCGAAATCGTGCGTCTCGCCGAGACGTGGATGACGCGGGTCGAGCGCTGGCGGGGTCTCCCGTTCCGCGAAGACCTGCGCATCGAGTACGGCGCTCCGAACACCCGGGACGAGAAGATCGCCGGCTACTACTCACCGCGGGAAAAGCGCCTCGTCGTGATGGCGGGACGGAGCGAGACCTTCGCAAGCGGGACCCTCCTCCACGAGATCGTCCACGCGCTGCAGGACCAGCATTTCGATCTCACGCAGCTGCACGAAGCAGCCGCGTCGACCGATGCCGCGCGCGCGCTTTCCGCACTCGTCGAGGGCGAGGCCATGCTCGCCGTCTCTGAACTCATGAACTACGACTTCCTCTCGCACGCCACGCTCCTCCCGACGAGCCCGGTGGACCGAGACCGGTTCGGCAAGGTCTTCCGCTACGGCGAAGGGATGCGCATGGTGAAGGCACTGCGCGCCGAGGGGGGCTGGCCGCTCGTGAACGCGGCCTGGAACTCACCGCCGAACCGCACCCTCGAGGTGCTTCGTCCCGACCTGTGGTTGGCACGACAACACGGGAACGCGTCGCTCGCTGCGGCGGCGGACGGGTCCGAATCCCTGGGCGCGTACGGCGTCTGCCTGTTCCTGGGAGATGCCGAGGCGTCCCGCCCCGAGGCGCGCGAGTTCGCACGGCACCTGGTACAAGACCACTACCAGGCCTCGGAGCCCGGCAGCGGCCCGGGCCGCTGGACCCTCGAGTTTCGCGACCCGAGCTGGGCGACCCGCTTCGCCTCCCTGGCCCGAGAGCGCGAAGGAGTCTCGCTGCTGGACAGTGCGTCGACGGACGCGCGGGTCGTGCTCGAACTCGAAGCCTGGCGCCCCTGACCCGGCGTTCGGCGGGTTGGTCTGCCACTGGAGAATGCGTTCGGCTTCGCGGCGGCTTCTAGGAACGACGCGATGACGCGTGCAGCCCGCGCACGAGCGAAACGGCCAGCACCACGCCCACCCCGAGCAGCGGGACCGACCCGACGAGCGAGGCGAGCTGGAGCGAGCGCAGCCCTCCGATCGCCATCAGGCCGATCGGCAGCCCCGCGATCGCGATGGCCCAGAACATCCGGTGCCAGCGCTCGGGGTGCGCGCCCGCCTCGAGTTCCCTCGTCGCGCCGGCGGCCAGCGTATAGGCGGCAGAGTCGAAGGTGGTCGCGAGATAAATGAGCGCGATCACGCAGAAAGCGACCAGCGAAGCCGCACCGAAGGGCAAGGACGCGATCACGGCGACGATCGCCGCAGGCGTCCCCTGGGCTTCGAGGATCGAAAGCACAGGAACGACGCCCGTGAGCTCCGCCCAGAGCGCGTAGTTCCCAAGCACGATCATGTAGATCCAGGCGCCTCCACTTCCCAGGAAGAGCATGCCGACGATCACCTCCCGCACCGAGCGCCCGCGCGAGATGCGCGCCACGAACATCCCGACGAAGGGCGCGTAGGAGATCCACCAGGCCCAGTAGAAGACGGTCCAGTCCTCGACGAAGCGGGTGTTCTGCACGGGGTCGGTCCAGAAGCTCATCTGCACGAAGTGCTGCAGCATGTGACCGATCGAAGCGGTGCCCATCTTCAGGATGAACAGGGTGGGCCCCACCACCAGCACGAAGAGCACGAGCGCGAGACTCGTCGCCATGTTCCAGTCGCTGAGCCGGCGGATCCCACGATCCAACCCGACGTACACGCTGGCCGCGAAGATCGCGGCGCACGCGAGGATCACGCCGACGCTCCATGCGAAGGTCGGCTCGCCGGAGGTGAGGTGGGCCAGGCCCGCGGCGATCATCGGCGGGGCGAGGCCGAGAGACGTACTGGCCCCGCCGAGCAGCCCGACGATGAAGAGCACATCGATGGCGCGCCCGAGGGCGCCATCGGCGTGCCGGCCGATCACCGGCCGACACGCGCGTCCGATCCGAAACGACTTCTCGCCCCGCACGTAGACGGCATGGCCCACCGCGAGGGTGGTCAGCGCGTAGAAGCCCCAGCCGGGGAAGCCCCAGTGGAAGAGCGGGTAGCTCGTCGCCCAGGCGATCGCGGCGTCCGAACGGGGCTCGGCCCCGAACGGGGGCGCCGTGAAATAGGACGCCCACTCGATGGTGCCCCAGTAGAGCAGGCCGCTCGCGATGCCCGCGCAGAACAGCATCGAGAACCAGCTGAAGTTCGAGAACTCACGTTCGCTCGGGTCGCCCAGGGTGACGTCGCCGTGGGACCCGAACGCGAGAGCGCCGAGCAGGCCGAGCGTCAGGACCGCCGACCACAGATACGCCGGCGCGAGGTGCGTCGCGATGGCTTCGTAGCTGGCCTCGATGAACGAAGCGCTGTGTTCCGGCGCCAGGGCCAGCATGATCGCAGCCAGCAGCAGCGCCACCAGCGAAGTCGCGAAGACGGGCCTGTCCAGGGTTCCCGGTTGATTCGGGTCGGCGTCGGGATCCACGAAGTTTTCTCGCGTGCATGCTACCCCGAACGCCTCAGCGCGTGAGGAGGAATCCGCGCGACACCGGCGAGCGGCGCGGGTCGGCAAACCAAGCCGCGCAGTGACGCCGTGTGCGGACGATCACCGGCGCAGGCCTTCGCCGCGGCCGAGCCCCGAGAGCGCGCGGCCTATTCAGAGGGCCGGCAGGCTCGTGTTCCCGGACGAGATCGGGAGGCTCGGAGGCGCGCAAAGCCGGCGCCGATGGCCAGGATCACCCCGATCCCGCCCAGCGGGGTGAGCCCGGGAACGGTCTGCAGCAACGGGGTCGACGCGGGATCGACGGGGTTCGTTCCCGAGGTCGCCTCTCGCAGGTCGTCTGCGCCGTCACCATCCGTGTCGGACTGCAGCGGATCCGTTCCCGTATCCCCGAGGTCGACGAAGACACCCGTGTTCGTCTCGACGGTGTCGGGCAGGCCGTCGCCGGCATCGAAGGAGCGATCGAAGCGGCCGGCGCATGGGGGCCGATTCTCGGCCTCGCCCCGGGCCCAGGTCAAGGCGACCCGGGCTGGGTTCGACACACCGCCGCCGTCGCCCGAGGGCAGGTACGCTCGCAACCTGCCGCAAGGGCGCTCGAAGCCTGCCGAGAGGAATCGCCATGATCCGTACGTCTCGTCTCACCTTTCCCGGTGCCGGCGGCACCGAGCTGGCCGCCCGCTATGACGCCCCGGTGGGACCGGTCCGCGCGACGGCGCTCTTCGCTCACTGTTTCACCTGCTCGAAGGACTTCGTCGCCGCATCGCGCGTCTCGCGGGCGCTCGCCGAGCGAGGCTTCGGGGTCCTGCGCTTCGACTTCACGGGGCTCGGTCACTCGGCCGGCGAGTTCGAGAACACGAGCTTCTCCTCGAACGTCGACGACCTCGTCGCCGCCGCGGATCACCTGCGGAACACCGTCGGCGCCCCCGCCCTGCTCGTCGGACACAGCCTCGGCGGCACCGCGGTGCTCGCGGGCGCGGCGCGGATCCCCGAGGCCGCGGCCGTGGTCACGATCGGCTCGCCGGCCGACCCCGCCCACGTCCGCCGGCTGTTGGTGGACGCCCTGCCCGGCGTCGAGAGCGAGGGAGTCGGCGAAGTCGAACTGGCGGGGCGGCGCTTCCGGATCCGACGCGAGATGATCGAAGATCTCGAGCGTCATCCGCTCGCGGAACGCATCGCCTCACTCCGCAAAGCGCTCCTGGTGATGCACGCCCCACTCGACGCCCAGGTCGGCATCGACAACGCCAGCGAGATCTTCCTCGCCGCGAAGCACCCGAAGAGCTTCGTCTCCCTCGACGGTGCGGACCACCTGCTCACGCGCGCGCAGGATGCAGATTACGCCGCCGGCGTGATCGCGAGCTGGGCGGCGCGCTACCTCCCGGCCGAGGCGGCCGATTCAGCCGGCGAAGCCGAACCCGGTGAGGTCACCGTGACCGAGACCGACTACGGCCGCTATGCGAACGACATCCAGATCGGACCGCACCGGCTCCGGGCCGACGAGCCGCCGTCGGTGGGCGGCGACGACTCGGGTCCGACCCCGTACGGACTGCTGTCGGCCGCGCTCGGCGCGTGCACCACCATGACGATGCGGATGTACGCCGATCGCAAGAAATGGCCGCTCGAACGCGTCTCGGTGTCGGTGCGACACGCGAAGATCCACGCGAAGGACTGCGAGAGCTGCGAAACCGAGACCGGGAAGGTCGACCGCTTCGAGCGCGCGCTTCGGATCGAAGGCCCGAGCCTTTCCGACGACCAACGCGCACGCCTCGTCGAGATCGCCGACCGCTGCCCGGTCCACCGCACGCTCCACAGTGAGGTGGAGATCCGGACGCGCGTGCTCGACTGAGCGCCTAGGGCGCGGCGAGGTGCTCGGCGAGAAATCGCAACACCCGATCCAGGATCTGCGCGGTCTGTTCCGGTGTGGTGGCATGCTCAGCGTCGTCAATCCAGAGCCACTCCACCGGTTTCCCGCGGGCGAGCAGCATGTCGCGCATACGGACACTGTGCTCCCGGTCGACGCGTCGGTCGAGATCGCCGTGGACCAGGAGTACGGGGATATCGATGGCGTCCGCCTGGTACGCCGGCGATGTCGCGATGAGGCGTTCCCGGTCGGCCACGGGGTCGCCAACGATCTCGGCGTAGGCCTGGCGCCCGTGTTCGGTAACCGCGAAGTCGCTCGAAGCGAACAGGAGAAGGAGATCGCTGGCGCCTGCTGCCGAAGCCGCGCAACGGTAAGGATGTCCGGGGCGGGTCGCGCTGATCAGCGCCGAGTAGCCGCCGTAGCTGTACCCGAAGATGCAGACCCGCTTGGGATCGACCTCGCCCTCCGAGAGCACGCGCTGGAGCGCTGTCTCGATGTCGTCTTCGATCCCGCGTCCCCAGGCATGTCGGCCGGCATCGAGGAACCCCCTGCCCTTGCCGGACGAACCGCGATAATTCACCTGGAGCACCGCGAACCCCGCGCCGGCGAGCGACTGCACCCAGGGGTTGAAGTCGCGCGTGTCGCGCATCCCGAGAGGCCCGCCGTGTGGCATGACGACGAGAGGGGGGCGTGCTCCCTCGAACCGTTTCGGCAGCGCCAGGAAGGCCTCGATCGAAAGACCGTCCGCGGAATCCACCTCGAAGACACGCACTGGAGACAACCGATCGGAATCGACCCAGGGCATCCGCTTCCCGACCTCCTCCAGTTGCTGGGAGAACTCATCAACCAGGAAGTAGCTGCCGGGATCGGACGAATCGCTGACGAGAACGATCGACCGACCTCGGTCGGCAGACGTGCTCACGATCTGGGTGATCTGCTCCGGAAAGCGGCTCTGGAGCAAGGCGCGCTTCTCGGAGAGGATCTCGTCGAAATAGTGGTGCCGCGCCACTCCGGCCTCCTCGTAGGAGACCCCGATGACCTCTCTACCCTGGTAGTCGGTGATGACGTTCAAGATGTCGAGCACCGGATGCGCGAAGATCACCTCTCCGAGGCGCCCGCTTTCGATGTCGTAGCGGCGGAGCGCAGCGGTCGGACGGTCCTCACTACTGAGGACGAGCAGGTCGCGACCGCCGTTCGCGAAGCCCACCGGAATCGCCGGCTCGTCGTCGATAGCATCCCAATGGCCGATCTTCTGCCAGCGGGAGTTCACATCCGCGCGGTATCGAAGTGTCCGCTCGGTCGGCGAGTCCGGGTCATAGGTCAGCGCCGCTCTCAGTAGCCCTTCGGCGTCCGCAATCCAGCGCAAGGCAGGCTCCGGCAACGCCGAGACCTTGAAGCGATCGTGCAGGGTCCGACAGGGAGGGTCGCCGGAACGCTGACGCCGGCACCCGCTGGGCGAGACGAGCTCGGAGATCGGAAGGCGATACGCATCGCTCCCGACGGACCACAGAAGCTCGCCTTTGACGAGCGGCAGCGTATCGATCACACGGCCGCGCGATCGGATCGGAGAGAGGCGCTTCGCCACCGAGCGCTCCATCGTCTCGAGCGTCGCGATGGCGTTCCGATAGCCCCCCCTGTGTCGATGGCTGACGATCAAGGTGTCGTCATCGATCCAAGCGCTCCAGATCGGATCCTTCTGCAGCAGCAGGGTCGTCGACTCCCCCGACTCCACCATGCGCACCCGCAGGCAATGCGACTCGTAGTCGAAACAGGTCTCCACGAGTAGCCGACCCGAGGGGTTCAGGACGGGCCGGCTCACAGCGACCGGGCGGAACAGGTCCTCGGTCGTCTGACCCGTCGCTTCCGTGCTGACCGCCAGGAGGTGAGCGACGACGAGACAGGCGAGGCTCCACCGGTGCTTCACGGAGAGGACCCAGAAGCGTTCGCTCCCCGTGTGGCTGCGCGGTGGCGCTCGAGGAAGACGTGGTGCGCAGGTCCGTTGTACGCGAAAGGGTAAGCCTGAGAGAGATCGGGATAGGCCTCGCCCACCATCTCGCGCGCGATCGCCGTCCGGTCGATGGTAGTCATGTACACCTCGTACTCGCCCATTTGCTGGACGTCGAGCATCCCGACGTAGTTGATGCTCCCGGGCTCGACGCGGAAGTACAGGCGTTCCTCCGGACGGAACTCGAAGGCCGTGTCTTGCTGCCGATAGAAGCGGCGTCGCTCCCCGCCGCGGGCCGTCAGCAGGATCTCCGACCATCGGTAGCTGCCCGAGCGGATCCCGATGAGCTGAAGGTGCTCTCCCACCGGCACGTCCTCGGCGACCAGGGTCCGCCCCGCATGCACGGCGCCGAGGGGGGCGTTGGTGCGCACATGCACGACCAGGAGTCCGTCGAGAGGCCCCAATGCCACCGCGTCCCCTGGAAAGACGGGCCACGAATTGGCGCAGCCCACGAGGGCCGCGACGCTCCCGGCGAGGAACACCCCGCGAAGTGCCCTTCCCAGGCGGCGGGCTCGGGCCGTCCTCCTCTCGAGGCGGCGGTCGGTTCGGGCCTTCTCCTCGGCGAACGTCAGCGTCGACGACCCTCGCATCAGCCCTCGAGCTGCTCGATGCGCGCGCGGAGCTCCGACATCAGGAAGGGCTTCTCGAGGAACGCCACTCCCTCGTCCCGTTCCTCGGCCGTGCGAATCATCTCCTCGGTGTAGCCCGAGACGAACAGCACCTTGAGATCCGGATGCCGCTGCCGAAACTGGCGCGCCACCTCGGACCCGGAAGCGCCGGGCATGACGATGTCGGTGACCAGGAGATCACAAGGCCCGAGTCCTTCGGCCGCCGCCGTCGCCTCGTCACCGTTCGGGTACGCGGTCACCTCGTACCCCGCGAACTCCAGCGTCGAGACGATCAGCTGGCGTATCGAGCGGTTGTCCTCGACCACGCACGCCCAGCGCGCCTCGCCCGAAGGGGCTTCGCGTCGAGCGTCGGACGCGCGAGACGGGTGCTCGCGCCAGCGCGGCAGGCGCAAGGTGGCCCGGCTCCCTTCGCCGGGCGCGCTCTTCAGCTCGAACTCCCCGCCCATCTGGACGGCGAGCCCGTACACCGTCGAGAGCCCGAGCCCCGCACCCGGGCTGCGCGTCTTCGTGGAGAAGAACGGATCGATCGCGCGGTCGAGGGTTTCGGCGTCCATGCCACGGCCGTCGTCCTCGACCGAGAGCACGACCGCATCGCGGCCGGTTTCGGACAGCGTGCCAGAACGAACGCAGACGCGGACCGTTCCCGACCCATCGCTGGCTTCTCGCGCATTCAAGAGGAGGTGGGTCAGGACCTCTTCCAGCGCGTGCGCACCCGCTCGAATCCAGTGCTCGCCGGGGTCGACGTCGAAGGAGAGGTCGACGGCGTTGCCGACCACTTCGCGGAGCCGGAGACGCAGGGCGTCGAGCTCGGCACCGAACTCCACCGCCCGCTGCCCGAGCGGTTGTCCCTTCGAGAGGCCCATCAACTGGGACGTCAGGCGCGACGCGTTGGCCGTGGCCCGGACGATCTCGTCCCGGCTCGCGCTGGGCTCCAGCAGCCCGGCGTGGCCGCCGATCACGGTCAGCAGATTGTTGAAGTCGTGGGCCACACCGGCGGCCAGGCGCGACACACCCTGCAGTCGATCCGCGGTTTGCTCGCGGGTGCGCCGCCGCCGCTCGCGTTCGATCGGGCGAGTGGCAAACGTCCAACGCGCGGCGTCGCGGTGGACGATCGCGAAGGCTTCGCACCAGTGCCAAAGGCCCGCCTTGTCGATCGCCCGATGCTCTAGACGCGTGGTCACGGCGGTTTCGGTGGCCAGCCGCGAACGCCAGGCCGTGAGCTTCGGCCAATCGTCCGGATGAATGAACTCCGAGAGATCGCGCCCGACGATCTCTTCCGGGTAGAAGTCCGCGATCTTCTTGATGCTGGGGCTGGCGTAGACGATGCGGTCCCCTTCGGTCTCGATGATCCAGTCGAAGGCCGCCTCGCCGAGGCTGCGGAGTCGATCGCGCTCCTCCTGCGCGGTTTCCAGCGCACTGCGACGCTGGTGCTCGATGGCGACACCCGAGAAGCCGAAGGAGGCCGTCAAGAACGTGGCGGTCCAGCCCACCGACGCAAGCTGGGGATCCGTGGCCCGCGCCGCGATGATGGCGATCACCGCCATGCTGGCGAAGGTCCAGAACACACCGGAACGCGGGCCTAGCAGGTAGGCCGCGGTGAAGCCGACCACGCAGATCGAGAATGGGACCGACTCCTCGTTCCCCGCGAAGAGCGGACTGATCGCCACCCCCAGCAGGATCACCGCGAGAAAGAAGTGGGCCGCACTCGCCAGGGAACGGGTGGTGTGGAGGAGCCCCAGGGACAACGAGACAGGCGCCGCCCACGCGAGCACGAACCACGCGCGCATCCCTTCGCCGAGCAGGGTGTGCTGGGTGTAGCTCCAAAGGGCCGATGCCAGTGAAATGAGGACACCGATGGCGAGCAGCTGCGCGCGCCGACGCACCTCGGGTGTCTCGGGACGAAGCGTCGACGGGAGCAACACGTC
It encodes the following:
- a CDS encoding ATP-binding protein, which encodes MGTPRFWSSIDVLLPSTLRPETPEVRRRAQLLAIGVLISLASALWSYTQHTLLGEGMRAWFVLAWAAPVSLSLGLLHTTRSLASAAHFFLAVILLGVAISPLFAGNEESVPFSICVVGFTAAYLLGPRSGVFWTFASMAVIAIIAARATDPQLASVGWTATFLTASFGFSGVAIEHQRRSALETAQEERDRLRSLGEAAFDWIIETEGDRIVYASPSIKKIADFYPEEIVGRDLSEFIHPDDWPKLTAWRSRLATETAVTTRLEHRAIDKAGLWHWCEAFAIVHRDAARWTFATRPIERERRRRTREQTADRLQGVSRLAAGVAHDFNNLLTVIGGHAGLLEPSASRDEIVRATANASRLTSQLMGLSKGQPLGQRAVEFGAELDALRLRLREVVGNAVDLSFDVDPGEHWIRAGAHALEEVLTHLLLNAREASDGSGTVRVCVRSGTLSETGRDAVVLSVEDDGRGMDAETLDRAIDPFFSTKTRSPGAGLGLSTVYGLAVQMGGEFELKSAPGEGSRATLRLPRWREHPSRASDARREAPSGEARWACVVEDNRSIRQLIVSTLEFAGYEVTAYPNGDEATAAAEGLGPCDLLVTDIVMPGASGSEVARQFRQRHPDLKVLFVSGYTEEMIRTAEERDEGVAFLEKPFLMSELRARIEQLEG